AAACTGCGCACCAACGCGGAGATTTTGTGTCCGAGGGGGGACTTGAACCCCCACGCCCTATACGGGCACTAGCACCTCAAGCTAGCGCGTCTGCCATTCCGCCACCCGGACTTGCATGCGCCCAGTTTTGCGGGACGCACGGGCGCTAACTGTACACGACAGGTTGGGGGGTGCGGCTCGGGGGCCAAAACCGGTCGCGCGTCACGGCCGCCTCATCAGAGACTGCCTCACATGGCGCTCACCAGGCTTAATCCCGACGGGCTGCACCAGCCGCCCGGCTACCACCATGTCACCGTGGCCAGCTCTGCGCGGACCGCATATCTCGCCGGGCAGTGTCCGCTCGACTCCGCCGGCGATGTCGTTGGCGAAGGGGACGTGTTCGCGCAGGTCGATCAAGTGGTGGCTAATACGTTGGCGGCGCTCGCCAGTGTGGGGGCCGGGCCGACCGACGTGGTGCGTACCGTGATTTATGTGACGGATGCGGCAGGCGGGAGTCTCGGGGACGTCTGGCGCCGGCTGCTCGACTCGCCGCTCGCACCGGCGTTCACCTCCGCCAGCACCCTGCTCGGCGTGAGCAGACTCGGCTTCCCAGGGCAGCTCGTCGAGCTCGACGTGACCGCCGCGCTGCCGGACTAAGACGTGTCTCGGCGCTCCGCCGAGCCCAGACGACGATCGACCGCACGCGCAGACCGCCGGCTACAACACCGGCATCCGCCCGATCTCTGCGCGCGGCCGGAGCACCCCCTAGGCCCCAGCACGCCACGTGATCGACAGGCCCTTTCCCACCGGAACGGTGGTCGAGCGGCAACGAGGATCCGCCGCCACCAGGGCCAGAAACGGCGCGACCTCAGATGGGTGGGACAGCACGTTGTCGATCGCCAGCACCCCGCCGGGGCGGAGCACTCGGATCGGGTCCGGCCACCACCCGGCGTACTCGGTGCGTTCCGCGTCGAGGAACAACAGGTCGACGCTGCCCGACGGAAGCGCCGCAAGATGGGCCCCGCCGTCGGCTAGGACCAGGTCGACCGAGACGCCGGCAGAAGACAGGTTCGACCGGACCCCGGGCCACTCCTGCGTGTCGACCGTGACCACCCGACCGCCGATATCCCCCGCCGCCCTCGCCAGCCAGATCGTCGAATAGCCGTTGGACGTGCCGATCTCGACCACCCGCCGCGCCCCGGCTACCCGCACCAGCATGGCCAGCAGCGCCGCCGTGTCGGGCTCGAGGTTGCGGCGGCGGAGGAGGCGGTCCGGCTGCTCCGCGTCGTGCTGCACGCCGTCGGCGTAGAGGTCCGCCAGGAACTGGTCCATCGTCACCTCACTAATGCGACGGCGACCGGCGAGCCGCCGTCGTGCAGCGACCGTACGCCCGCCTCGCACACCGCCGTCGCCGCGTAGCCGTCCCACGTCGTCGGGCCGGTGACCTCGCCGCGGCGGCAGGCGTCGACCCACGACTGGACCTCCAGGTCGTAAGCCGCCTCGAAACGTGAGAGGAAATTGTCGGGGAGGGGCAACGCCGCGTCCACGAAACGACTGCCTTGCTCGCCGACGGCTTCGCAGCGGACCTCGTACCCCAGCTGGCTGTTGACGAAGACCTCGTTGGTCGCGATGCCGCCGCCGGTCATCCGGAAGATGGCCACCAGCGGGTCCGACACCCCGGGCGGCGCGAGCGCGGACGGCGCCGGGGTGAGCACGCTGATGGTCGCGATCTCGTCGTCGAACAGCCAGCGCGAGACGTCGACCTCGTGCACAAGCGAGTCGCGCACAATCATTTCGGTGCCGAAAGACCCTGGTGCCGTCTTGTTGCGGTGGATGTTGTGCAACACCAAGACCCGACCCAAACCTGACTTCAACCGGGTGTACGCCGGGTCGTAGCGCCGCATGAACCCCACCTGCACGAGCGGCCGGCCGCCGGCGCGCTCCGCGGTCACCAGGCGCAGCGCCGACTCGCTGGACACGGTCAGCGGCTTCTCGCACAGCACATACTTCCCGGCGGCCAGGCACGCGAGCACCTGCTCCTCGTGCGCGGCGCCGGGGGAGGCGATCAGCACCGCGTCCACGAAGTCGGCCGCCACCAAGGCGAGGGGAGAGTCGATCACCTGCACGCCGGGGTACGACGACGCGACCGCCTCAGCCCGCGCCCCGTCCGGATCGGACACCGCGACGAGCGACGCCCCCGAAATTCGGTTCGCTAGCCGGGCCGCGTGGTCGGCGCCCATCACCCCAACGCCGACCACACCAACCCGCAACAACTCACTCACGAAGCCGAACCATCCAAACGATCCGAACCACCGGCGGCGCCCGCTCCGCCAGCGCCGCCGGGTTCGGCCGTCGCGCCGGCAGCGGCAGGCCCGGCAAGACCAGCTGAGCCGGCAGCGACCGGCGCTTCGACGGACCCTGGCGCCACGGACGCAGGCTCGACCACCTTGCCCGGATCGGCTCCGCGCAGCTCGTGGCTCAGCTCCGTCAGTTCATCGCCGCCCGCCATTTCCGCGGTCAGTTGCTCGAGCGTCAGCTCGTCGCGGTGGGCATCCAGCACGACCCGGCCCAGCTTGAGAATCACGAAGTGGTTGCCGACCAGATAGGCGTGGTGCGGGTTGTGGGTGATGAAGATGACCCCGAGCCCGGCATCGCGCGCCTTGACCACATACCGCAGCACGACCCCTGACTGCTTCACCCCCAACGCCGCAGTCGGCTCGTCGAGGATGATGACCCGCGCACCGAAATAGATGGCCCGTGCGATCGCCACGCATTGCCGCTGACCGCCCGACAGGCTGGCAACGGGCCGCTCCAGATCGGGGATCACGATCCCCATCTTTCCGAGCTCCGCCGCGCAGATCCGCTTCATGGCAGCGATGTCGAGCCGGAACAACCCGCGTTGCAGCTCGTTGCCGAGGAAGAAGTTGCGCCACACCGACATCAATGGCGCGAGGGCCAGATCCTGATAGACCGTCGCGATCCCGTTGGCCTGCGCCTCGCGCGGCGATCCGAAGTGGACAGGGACATCGTCCAGCAGCACAGACCCAGACGTGTGGGCATGCAAGCCCGACACGATCTTGATCAGCGTCGACTTGCCGGCACCGTTGTCACCCAACACGCAGGTGACCTCACCCTGCCGCACGGACAAGGACACGTCCCGCAGCGCGTGCACGTTGCCATAGCTCTTTCCTACGTGAGAGAGCGAAAGGATGGCGCTCATCGCAGGTCCGCCCTCCTCTTCACGTAGAGGTTCACGATCGTCGCCAGCAACAGCATCACACCCAGGAAGGTGCGGAACCAGTCCGGGTTCCAGCCCGCGTAGTTGATGCCCAGCTGGGTCATCCCGAAGATCAGGGCGCCGATCGATGCGCCGACCACCGAGCCGTAGCCGCCGGTCAGCAGGCAACCGCCGATCACCGCGGCGATGATGAAGATGAACTCCTTTCCGACGCCTTCGCCCGACTGCACGGTGTTGAACTGGAACAGCAGATGCATCCCGGACAGCCACGCGCAGAAGCCGACGGCCATGAACAGCCCGACCTTCGTCGATCGGACAGGCACGCCGACCGCTCGGGCCGCGGCCGCGTCACCCCCGACTGCGAAGATCCAGTTTCCGATTCGGGTACGCAGCAGCACGTACGCGGCGATGATCGTCAGTAGCACCCAGTAGAGAACAGTGATCTTCAGGTTGACCGGGCCCAGCGAGACCTCCGAGCCGAAGACCGCGTGCGCCGACGCGAAACCGTCCATGTCGCTGATGTCGGCGCTGGCCACGTTGCCGGTCGCGAGTCGGGTGACGCCCAGGTTGACGCCCTGGAGGATGAAGAACGTGCCCAGCGTGACCAGGAAGCTGGGCAGCCCGGTGCGTAACAGCAGCCAGCCGTTGAACGCCCCGATCGCGACCGCGAGCACCAGTGACAGCAGCACGCCGACCCAGACGTTGAGGCCGAAGTTCCACGCCAGCAACGACCCGGACAGGCCCGCCGTCGTCACCGCGACACCGGCCGACAGGTCGAACTCGCCGCCGATCATCAGCAGGGCGACCGGCACAGCCATGATGCCGATCGTCGACGCTCCATAGAGGATCGTGCCGATGTTGGCGACGTTGCGGAACGGTGCCGCGACGGCCATGAAGAGCAGGAAGATGACGATCGCCGCGACCAGTGAGCCGACCTCGGGGCGGCTGAGCAGTCTGGCCGCGAGCGGCCGGCTGGCGACCCGGTCGTCCTGGGCCGCCAGCTCCGTTACGGTTGTCACCGCTTGCCGTTGTTGGCGTACTGCTCGATCGCGGCCACGTTGCCGCTGTCGATGAACGCCGGGCCGGTCAGCGTGGCCTGCCCACCGCCGATGGTGTTGCCGTTGGTCTTGTAGAGCCACAGGCTGTCGACGGCCAGATAGCCCTGGAGGTAGGGCTGCTGGTCGACCGCCCACATCACCGAGCCGCTCTTGATCGCCCCGACTAGCTCCTTGTTGGTGTCGAAGGTGGCCACCTTGGCGGAGCTGCTGGCGTCCTTCACCGACTGCACCGCGGCGAGTGCGAACGGGGCGCCAAGTGCCAGCACCCGATCGATCGCCTTGTCCTGCTGGAGTTTCGAGGTGATCGCGGCTTGGACGCCCGGCATATCCGTACCCGTGACGTAAATCTTTGAAATGTTGGGGAAGGTGTCCTTGGCGCCGTCGCAGCGCGCCTCCAGGCCCACGTTGCCCTGCTCGTGGATGACGCAGAGCGCCTTCTTCCCGCCGTCGGCGGCGAGTTTCTGCCCGGCGGCGCGGCCGGCGATCCGCTCGTCCTGGCCGAAGTAGCCCTGCACGCCCATCGCCTGCCAGGCGTCGATGCCGCCGTTGAGCGCGACCACCGGGACGCCGGCCTGGACGGCTTTGGTCACGTTGGCCTTCATCGCGTCGGGCTTGGCCAGGGTCACCGCGATGCCGTCTACTTTCTTGTCGACCGCTGACTGCACCAGGTTGGCCTGGCCCGGTCCGTCGGGGTCGGCCTGGTATTGCAGCTCCACATTGTCCTTCTTGGCCGCGTCCTCGGCGCCCTTGCGGACCAGGTCCCAGAACGTGTCGCCGGGCCCGGAGTGGGTGATGAACGCGACGGTCATCCGCGGGGTGTCGGCGGTGCCGGCGTTGTTGGTGTCTGTCGTTTCCTGTTTGCCGCCGCTGGAACTGCACGCGGCCAGCGCCAGGGCGGTGCCGGCGGCCAGCAGGGAGATCCGGAATCTGCGCTTCATCGGTCTGCCTTTCAAGACGGATCAAGGGATGGGTGTACGAGCCCCGCCGCGGTGTCGACCGCTGCGGCGACGTCGCCGTCCGGTGGGAACAGCAGTGCCCGGCCGACCACCAGCCCGCGGACGGCGGGCAGGTGCAGGGCGCGGTCCCAGGCGGCGTACGTCTCGTCGGGGTGGCCGGTCGGATCGCCGCCGAGCAGCAGGGTCGGCAGCGTGGTGGCGTCCATGACCCGGGGTAGGTCGTCGACGACCGGCAGCTTTAGCCAGGTGTGCCGGCTCGTGGCGCCGAGGCCGGCGGCGATGTGGATCGCGCGGATCATCGAGTCGGGGTCGAGCAGGTTGCGGACGCGGCCGGCCTCCCGCGCCGCCATGAACGGCTCGACCAGCGCCATCACCCCATGGCCGGCCAGCCCGGTGATGGCCGCCGCGGCCGACTCCAGGGTCGTGACGGTGTCCGGGTCGTCGAGGCAGATCCGGGTCAGCATCTTGCCGCCGTCGAGGCCGCGAGCGGCGGGCGGCGCTTCCGGGTGGCCCAACCTGTGATGATCCGGTCGGGCTCGCGGACCCGGATCTCCGTCAGATCGGGGGCCGGCACGGTGCCATACCTTGACGGGCGGGGGCGTACACCGGTGTCACGCTCTTTTGATTTCGGCCAGGGCGACCGGTCGCCCCTCGGCCCGGGACAGCTCGCACGCCTCGGCGACGCGGAAGGCCTCCAGGGCGTCGCGGACGGTGCAGGGGGAGGGGCGGTCGCCGCGGACGACGTCGACGAACGCGGCCAGTTCGGCCTGGTAGGCCGGGCGGAAGCGGTCCATGAAGGACTGGTGGCGCGGGCCGGTGGGGAAGTCGACGCCGGCTTCGGCGGAGGTCAGGGCCAGCGACTGGTCGAGCCCGACGCCGAGCGCGCCGGCGGAGCCGAGCACCTCCATCCGCACGTCGTGGCCGCCGCCGTTGTAGCGGGTCGCGGACACCAGCGCGAGGGTGCCGTCGTCGAGCGTCAACACGGCAGCGCCGGTGTCGACGTCGCCGGCCGCGGTGAAGAACGGCTCGCCCTTGTTGGCGCCGGTCGCGTAGGCCGTCACCACCTCGCGACCGGTCACGAACCGCAGGATGTCGAAGTCGTGCACCGAGCAGTCGCGGAAGATGCCGCCCGAGGTGGCGATGTAGGCCGCCGGTGGTGGCGCCTGGTCGTGGGTGTTGGCCCGGATGGTGTGCACGAAGCCCAGTGACCCGCTCGCAACCGCCTCGCGCACCCGGCGGTAGCCGGCGTCGAAGCGGCGCTGGAAGCCGATCTGCACCGGCACCCCGCTGCCCTCCACGAGCGCGGTCATCGCGAGCGTCTCGGCCAGGGTCGCGGCGACCGGCTTCTCGCAGAACGTCGGCACGCCGGCCGCGACCGCGGCGGTCAGCAGGGGCGCGTGTGCGGGTGTCGCGGCCGCGATGACCAGGCCGTCGATGCCGGACGCGAGCAGGGACGTGATGTCGTCGGCCACGGGGAAGCCGATCGCGCGGGCGGCGGGCAGGTTGGCGTCGGTGACCACGAGATCGGCGCGGGAGGCCAGTGTCTCGGCGTGGAAGGCGCCGATCCGTCCCACTCCAACCAGGCCGATGCGCATCGCGTTCACCCGTTCCGTCGCCGATGTCGGGTCTGCTAGGTAGCGTGCACGTACGTCAATTTCACGTCAAGCATTTGTCCCAACATTTTTACGTAACGTCAACCTAAGCGCGGGCGGGTAAAGTGCGGGCATGGCGATCCAGGTGGGCGTGTCGATCGACCGGTCGTCGCCCGTGCCGCTCTACCACCAGCTCGCCGAGCAACTCCGCGCGGCGATCGACGACGGGCGCCTGCAGCCGGGCGATCCGTTCGAAAACGAGATCGCCCTCGCCGAGCGGCTCGACCTGTCCCGGCCGACCGTGCGGCGGGCCATCCAGGAGCTGGTCGGCCAGGGCCTGCTGCTGCGCCGGCGCGGGCTGGGCACCACGGTCGCCAACCGCAAAGTCCACCGCCGGGCCGGCCTTACCAGCCTCTTCGACGACCTCGACCGGGCCGCCGGGCGGCCGTCGACAACGGTGCTGGGCTACGAGCCGGTCCTCGACGAACGGGTCGCGGCCGAGCTCGACCTGCCGGCCGACACCGAGCTGCTGTCGATCGTGCGGCTGCGGATGGCCGGCAACCAGCCGCTGGCGATCCTGCGCAACTGGCTGCCACCGCGAGCATCCGCCGTCACCCGGGAGCAGTTGGAAGAGCAGGGGCTCTACGCGCTGCTACGGGCCCGCGGCATCCGGCCGGTGGTCGCACACCAGGAGATCGCCGCGCGGATGCCGACCGCGGCCGAGCGGCGCAACCTCGGCCTCAAGGCCAGCGAACCGGTGCTCACCATGACCCGCAGCGCCTTCGACGCCAACGGCGTCGCCGTCGAATACGGCGACCACTGCTACCGCGCACAGGACTACCGCATCGACGTGACCATCGACGAACGCTGACCCGGCCTGCCAGGACGCGCGGGACGGCGACTTCGATCGGCGATAGCTGCGGCGGTGACCCGGCCGAAGGCATACGCGCTGCTCGCATTCCTCGGGGTCGTCTGGCTGGCCTCGGTGGCCATGGCGGTCGACGGGTTCCGCCAAGGTCTGTCCGCTCCTGGCCGGTGGAGCGGTTTCGTGGTGATGCTCGTGGTGACCGCGTTGGCTAGCGCCCTGGTCGTGCTGGCCGCCCGGCGGCTGCGGCGCTCCGCCGCACACTGACCGACGCCACCGTCCCGGCACCCGGCTCGCTGATGATCCGCAGCGTGCCGCCGTGGTCGGCCACGAACCGCGACACCAACCGCAGTCCCACGTGACCGTCCGGCGGCGAGGCCGACGGGTCGAAGCCGATCCCGTCGTCGGTCACCGTCAGCACCAGCGTGTCCGGGCCGGAAGCGGTGAGCCGGACCGTGATGTGCGTGGCCTGGGCGTGCCGGCGGGCATTGCGGACCAGCTCGGTCGCGGCCTGGTGCAGCAGCGCCACGGTTTCTGGGGCGGCCGGCCCGGAAACCGAGACCTCCAGCGAAACGTCGTCGCCGCCGACCGCGTCGTGCAGCGCCACAACCGGATCGTCGGAGGAGGAGCCGGTCGGCACTAGATTGGTCAGCAGCGTGCGCAACTGGCGCACCTCGCCCGTGACCAGCCGGTGTGCCCGGCCGAGCAGGTCGGGATGGTCGGCGCCGCGTTCGATCAGTAGGCCCGCCGCGGCCAGATCTGGGATCACGCCGTCATGTAGGCGGTGGGCCACGTCGCGGCGGGTGAGTTCGACCGCGGTCAGGCCGTGCCGGAGCCGTTCGCGGTCGGTGCGGCGGGCCAGCGCCAGCGAGACCGGTAGCAGCGCGGCCGCGACGACCAGGAAACCGGCGAGCACCACGGGCAGCAGCACCATGACGCCGTGCTCCGTCGTGCCGGCCACGTCGACCGGCACGTAGAGCTCGAGCGCGGCCGGGTTGCCGCCGCCGTCGCGGAAGCCGAAGAACACCTCCATCCGCTGGCCCGTCAAGGCGTTCTCGAAGCGGTGGCCGGCGTCGCGGGGGACCGGCTCGACCAGGACCTGGCCGGACCGAAGGGCCGCGTCCAGCGCGGGGCGCAACGTCTCGGTGTGCTGCTCGTTGCGCGGCTCGTCGGAGAAGACGACGGTGGCCTGGCCGCCCCGCAGGCTGAAGATCTTGACGCGGTCGACCATCTTCGAGCGCAGGAACGGCGTCAGGTGGTCGAGCAGGTCGGCGCGGTCGACGCCGCCAGGGCGGGCGTAGTCGTGCGACGCGACCGACATCAGCACCGCCGACGAGACCTGCCGGGCGACCCGTTCCGCGCCGCGCCTCGCGTCCTGCTCGGCCAGCCGCCACAGCCCGACCGAGACCAGCGCGGTCAGCGCCACCCCGACGACGGCGGCCACCGCCAGGTGCCGGGCCAGCGCGCGGCGCATCAGTAGCGTGAGCCGACGGAGATCAGCCCGAGCCGGTCGGCGGCGACCACGGCCTCGAGTTGGGTGTGTGCCGACAGTTTGCCCATCAGCGCCTTGATGTGGTCGCGGGTCGTGTAGACGGACAGGCCCAGGGCGGTCGCGCAGCGGTGGGCGTCGAGGCCCTGCGCGAGTTGGCGGAGCACGTCGTATTCCCGTGCGGTCAAAGCGATCGCGGGCTGGCGCGGGGCGTCGACCACCGGGTGTGCCGGGTCGGCGGTGCGGACCGCCGACAGGATCGACCGCAGCGCGGCGTCTTTCGGGAGGAAGGCGGCCGCCCCGGCAAGGAGAGCCCGCGCGGCCAGGTCGGCGCGCGGGTGGGCGGTGAGCACGATGGCCCGCAGCGCCGGGCGCAGCGCGAGCAGCTCAGCGACGACCTCGATGCCGCTGGCGTCGGGCAGGTCGAGGTCGACGATCGCGACGTCGACCTCGATCGCGGCGGCCTTGGCGAGCCCCTCGCGGGCCGTCTGGGCGGTCGCGACGCAGCACAGGTCGGGCTCGAGGTCGAGGCTCAGCGCCAGGGTGTCGGTGAATACGCGGTGGTCGTCGATCACCAACAGGGAGAGGGGCACCCCCCAAATTTAGGGAGTCGGCACTTACTTAGTAAAGCCTAACCTTCGTTTGTCACATCACCCCCAGCAGACAGGACCTGCCTCACCGTGCGCCGCCCATCACTGATCGTCGCGATCGCGACCACCGCCGCACTCGCCCTGACCGCCTGCGGCTCAAAAACCGATGAAACGGCCAGCGAGACCACCCTCGTGCTCTACAACGCCCAGCACGAAGAGGTCGGCAAGATGTGGGCCGACGGCTTCACCGCCAAGACCGGCATCAAGGTCGAGATCCGCAACGGCAGCGACTTCGAGCTCGCCAACCAGATCGTCGCCGAGGGCGGCAGGTCGCCCGCCGACGTGTTCATCACCGAGAACTCGCCGGCCATGTCGCTGGTGTCGAGCAAGGACCTGTTCGCACCGGTCGACGCCGCCACCAAGGGCCAGGTCCCGGCGCAGTATTCGTCGAGCAAGGGCGACTGGGTCGGCGTCGCCGCCCGGTCGACCGTCTTCGTCTACGGCACCGCCGCGCTGACCGAGGCGCAGCTCCCGAAGTCGATCCTCGATCTGGCCAAGCCCGAGTGGAAGGGCAGGTTCGGCGTCTCGCCGAGCGGCGCCGACTTCCAGGCGATCGTCAGCGCCGTCTACGCCCTGGTCGGCGACCAGGCCGGCGCCGCGTGGCTACAGGGCATCAAGGACAACGCCAAGATCTACCGCGGCAACAGCGCCATCATGAAGGCCGCCAACTCCGGTGAGGTCCCGGGCGGCGTCATCTACCACTACTACTGGTATGGCGACC
This genomic interval from Asanoa ferruginea contains the following:
- a CDS encoding Cgl0159 family (beta/alpha)8-fold protein, with translation MGHPEAPPAARGLDGGKMLTRICLDDPDTVTTLESAAAAITGLAGHGVMALVEPFMAAREAGRVRNLLDPDSMIRAIHIAAGLGATSRHTWLKLPVVDDLPRVMDATTLPTLLLGGDPTGHPDETYAAWDRALHLPAVRGLVVGRALLFPPDGDVAAAVDTAAGLVHPSLDPS
- a CDS encoding sugar ABC transporter substrate-binding protein encodes the protein MKRRFRISLLAAGTALALAACSSSGGKQETTDTNNAGTADTPRMTVAFITHSGPGDTFWDLVRKGAEDAAKKDNVELQYQADPDGPGQANLVQSAVDKKVDGIAVTLAKPDAMKANVTKAVQAGVPVVALNGGIDAWQAMGVQGYFGQDERIAGRAAGQKLAADGGKKALCVIHEQGNVGLEARCDGAKDTFPNISKIYVTGTDMPGVQAAITSKLQQDKAIDRVLALGAPFALAAVQSVKDASSSAKVATFDTNKELVGAIKSGSVMWAVDQQPYLQGYLAVDSLWLYKTNGNTIGGGQATLTGPAFIDSGNVAAIEQYANNGKR
- a CDS encoding Gfo/Idh/MocA family protein, which codes for MSELLRVGVVGVGVMGADHAARLANRISGASLVAVSDPDGARAEAVASSYPGVQVIDSPLALVAADFVDAVLIASPGAAHEEQVLACLAAGKYVLCEKPLTVSSESALRLVTAERAGGRPLVQVGFMRRYDPAYTRLKSGLGRVLVLHNIHRNKTAPGSFGTEMIVRDSLVHEVDVSRWLFDDEIATISVLTPAPSALAPPGVSDPLVAIFRMTGGGIATNEVFVNSQLGYEVRCEAVGEQGSRFVDAALPLPDNFLSRFEAAYDLEVQSWVDACRRGEVTGPTTWDGYAATAVCEAGVRSLHDGGSPVAVALVR
- a CDS encoding ABC transporter permease, whose protein sequence is MTTVTELAAQDDRVASRPLAARLLSRPEVGSLVAAIVIFLLFMAVAAPFRNVANIGTILYGASTIGIMAVPVALLMIGGEFDLSAGVAVTTAGLSGSLLAWNFGLNVWVGVLLSLVLAVAIGAFNGWLLLRTGLPSFLVTLGTFFILQGVNLGVTRLATGNVASADISDMDGFASAHAVFGSEVSLGPVNLKITVLYWVLLTIIAAYVLLRTRIGNWIFAVGGDAAAARAVGVPVRSTKVGLFMAVGFCAWLSGMHLLFQFNTVQSGEGVGKEFIFIIAAVIGGCLLTGGYGSVVGASIGALIFGMTQLGINYAGWNPDWFRTFLGVMLLLATIVNLYVKRRADLR
- a CDS encoding ATP-binding cassette domain-containing protein translates to MSAILSLSHVGKSYGNVHALRDVSLSVRQGEVTCVLGDNGAGKSTLIKIVSGLHAHTSGSVLLDDVPVHFGSPREAQANGIATVYQDLALAPLMSVWRNFFLGNELQRGLFRLDIAAMKRICAAELGKMGIVIPDLERPVASLSGGQRQCVAIARAIYFGARVIILDEPTAALGVKQSGVVLRYVVKARDAGLGVIFITHNPHHAYLVGNHFVILKLGRVVLDAHRDELTLEQLTAEMAGGDELTELSHELRGADPGKVVEPASVAPGSVEAPVAAGSAGLAGPAAAGATAEPGGAGGAGAAGGSDRLDGSAS
- a CDS encoding RidA family protein, producing MALTRLNPDGLHQPPGYHHVTVASSARTAYLAGQCPLDSAGDVVGEGDVFAQVDQVVANTLAALASVGAGPTDVVRTVIYVTDAAGGSLGDVWRRLLDSPLAPAFTSASTLLGVSRLGFPGQLVELDVTAALPD
- a CDS encoding response regulator transcription factor encodes the protein MPLSLLVIDDHRVFTDTLALSLDLEPDLCCVATAQTAREGLAKAAAIEVDVAIVDLDLPDASGIEVVAELLALRPALRAIVLTAHPRADLAARALLAGAAAFLPKDAALRSILSAVRTADPAHPVVDAPRQPAIALTAREYDVLRQLAQGLDAHRCATALGLSVYTTRDHIKALMGKLSAHTQLEAVVAADRLGLISVGSRY
- a CDS encoding Gfo/Idh/MocA family oxidoreductase → MRIGLVGVGRIGAFHAETLASRADLVVTDANLPAARAIGFPVADDITSLLASGIDGLVIAAATPAHAPLLTAAVAAGVPTFCEKPVAATLAETLAMTALVEGSGVPVQIGFQRRFDAGYRRVREAVASGSLGFVHTIRANTHDQAPPPAAYIATSGGIFRDCSVHDFDILRFVTGREVVTAYATGANKGEPFFTAAGDVDTGAAVLTLDDGTLALVSATRYNGGGHDVRMEVLGSAGALGVGLDQSLALTSAEAGVDFPTGPRHQSFMDRFRPAYQAELAAFVDVVRGDRPSPCTVRDALEAFRVAEACELSRAEGRPVALAEIKRA
- a CDS encoding O-methyltransferase; its protein translation is MDQFLADLYADGVQHDAEQPDRLLRRRNLEPDTAALLAMLVRVAGARRVVEIGTSNGYSTIWLARAAGDIGGRVVTVDTQEWPGVRSNLSSAGVSVDLVLADGGAHLAALPSGSVDLLFLDAERTEYAGWWPDPIRVLRPGGVLAIDNVLSHPSEVAPFLALVAADPRCRSTTVPVGKGLSITWRAGA
- a CDS encoding iron ABC transporter substrate-binding protein; this translates as MRRPSLIVAIATTAALALTACGSKTDETASETTLVLYNAQHEEVGKMWADGFTAKTGIKVEIRNGSDFELANQIVAEGGRSPADVFITENSPAMSLVSSKDLFAPVDAATKGQVPAQYSSSKGDWVGVAARSTVFVYGTAALTEAQLPKSILDLAKPEWKGRFGVSPSGADFQAIVSAVYALVGDQAGAAWLQGIKDNAKIYRGNSAIMKAANSGEVPGGVIYHYYWYGDQADGGANSNKTKLAFLGNQDPGAFVSVSGGGVLKASKHATEAQQLLAYMTSPEGQKALADSTAFEYSVGTGVASNAKLKPLAELGAPTVDLNTLNGPKIISEMQRVGLL
- a CDS encoding GntR family transcriptional regulator, with translation MAIQVGVSIDRSSPVPLYHQLAEQLRAAIDDGRLQPGDPFENEIALAERLDLSRPTVRRAIQELVGQGLLLRRRGLGTTVANRKVHRRAGLTSLFDDLDRAAGRPSTTVLGYEPVLDERVAAELDLPADTELLSIVRLRMAGNQPLAILRNWLPPRASAVTREQLEEQGLYALLRARGIRPVVAHQEIAARMPTAAERRNLGLKASEPVLTMTRSAFDANGVAVEYGDHCYRAQDYRIDVTIDER
- a CDS encoding sensor histidine kinase, which encodes MRRALARHLAVAAVVGVALTALVSVGLWRLAEQDARRGAERVARQVSSAVLMSVASHDYARPGGVDRADLLDHLTPFLRSKMVDRVKIFSLRGGQATVVFSDEPRNEQHTETLRPALDAALRSGQVLVEPVPRDAGHRFENALTGQRMEVFFGFRDGGGNPAALELYVPVDVAGTTEHGVMVLLPVVLAGFLVVAAALLPVSLALARRTDRERLRHGLTAVELTRRDVAHRLHDGVIPDLAAAGLLIERGADHPDLLGRAHRLVTGEVRQLRTLLTNLVPTGSSSDDPVVALHDAVGGDDVSLEVSVSGPAAPETVALLHQAATELVRNARRHAQATHITVRLTASGPDTLVLTVTDDGIGFDPSASPPDGHVGLRLVSRFVADHGGTLRIISEPGAGTVASVSVRRSAAAAGRPARPGR